Below is a window of Humulus lupulus chromosome 9, drHumLupu1.1, whole genome shotgun sequence DNA.
GAAACTGCAGCATGATGAGGATCCCCTATATATTTTTGACGATAAGGTACTTTGACGGTCATGCATTCGTATATGGCatgctttctctctctctctctctttctacaCACATACATTTGTGAGTGtgctctattttattttattttaatctcTAGATTTAATGTTTCGGCAGTTTGGGGAAGTTGCACCTGGCTTGCTGAAGGATTACAATGTGCCACATCTTTTTGAAGAAGACTTTTTTGATATCTTAGACAGAGATCAGCGACCTCCATATAGATGGCTTATTATTGGACCAGAGAGGTCTGGTGCCTCTTGGCATGTTGATCCAGCTCTTACTAGTGCTTGGAATACCCTTTTATGTGGTCGTAAAAGGTGAAGGTCTACTGTCGTCTTAAAAGCAGTATCAGTTTTGGCTATGTCCTGTTGGATGTGAAGCTGTTGAAAAATATAATCTTCTTGAAACTATGCTTTTATTGTACTCTTGGGTTAGAATGTATGCAAACTGACAACTTGTTTTTTTTGACTGAATAAGAAATTGCTAGTTTGATAATTAACAACCAAGGCTCCTCcaaagaaaaatctactaaaaagtAGATAAATTTTCCTAAATGATTAACCACAATTGGCTACACAATCTTTTGTCCTGATTATGCATCTAAAGAGCTTGGCAATCTTGTTTATACAGATGGGCATTGTACCCTCCGGGAAAAGTACCTTTAGGTGTAACAGTTCATGTAAATGAAGAAGATGGCGATGTCGTTATCGATACTCCAACTTCATTGCAGGTACATTATTCAGATGTTCTAGCTCTTTCTGTTATTGGGTATCTTTCTTTGCCTTTCTTGAATTTACTCTTACGAATTTTTATATATGTGAATAGTGGTGGTTAGATTTTTATCCACTCCTTGCTGATGAAGATAAGCCAATTGAGTGTACCCAACTTCCTGGGGAGACAATTTATGTTCCAAGTGGATGGTGGCATTGTGTCTTAAATCTGGAAACAACTATTGCTGTTACACAGAATTTTGTAAATTCTCGAAACTTTGAATTTGTTTGTTTGGATATGGCACCTGGATACCGTCATAAGGGAGTCTGCCGTGCTGGATTGCTTGCGCTTGATGATGATGGTTTTGATAATGTCAAAAACAACATATCTCTTGATAATGATGATTTGACTTGCTCTAACCTTTTGAGGGAAGAGAAAAGGCGCAGAATCATTGAACCTGGAGAGGATCCAACATATAGAAAAATGGATCATGTTGTCTCCAAAAATTACAAATTGTGGAAAAATGGTTTTACTTATGATATAGATTTCTTAATTACATTTCTTGATAAAGAGAGAGACCACTATAATTCTCCTTGGAGCTCAGGTAACTGCATGGGACAACGGGAAATGAGAGAATGGTTGTACAGGCTTTGGGTTGGAAAACCAGGAATGAGAGAGCTAATATGGAAGGTACTCAAATTCTCTCTTTGGTCAAAATGGACGAACTATCTATAATTCTTGATGTTTCCTTGTCTGTCTGTTCGTCATGTGGATATATTGGCACCTATTTTTGTAAAAGGACCCGCGTTTACTAAGCTAAACGTACAAGAACTTTTCTAAAAGGCActagttaattttattttttgaaagatTTTTTTTCCTCACGTTGTTAATATCTTTGCTTTCAATGTTATAGGGAGCATGTATCGCATTAGATGCTGGCAGATGGGCGGAATGCATGACTGAAATATGTGCCTTCCACAATTTGCCTCCCCCTACAGAGTTTGAAAGGCTTCCTGTTGGCACTGGTAGCAATCCTGTGAGTTAGTTTTCTATGATTCATGATTTTCACTTATATTATGATATGCATAGATATAGGTAATATTAGTTCTGTGAACTGTGTGGGAAACTTATGGTGGGGAATCTAGATAACTCTCTCTCGCTGGATGAGTGCTTTTGCGCATGGGTTTTTGTTTGGATAAACTTATTACTTAGCCAATGTTTGATGTGATTTGGATCTTTTGGCTATAATTAGCTGTTAGTAGCATTGATAGGTGATTTAGAGGAGGTTTAGGAGTTGCAATTGTGAACCTAAGTATGATCAGATGATGGATTGTAGAGCAGTAGTTTGAGAATTGAAGATCAGTACATGACATTTTATTAGTCTTCATATGTAGGTTAAGAGTTATATGAGTTGTCAACTGGTGACTCAAAACAATTACTTTCTTGGAGATATTTCCAAGGAAATTTTAATAGCATTTTGTGCTGAAACTGAGACTTGTAGACCAGTCATTTTGGTTGTAAGGTGCAATGCTTAgattttttttgaaactttttggaGAATAGCTTCTTATTTGTTTATTGATACACAGCTGGGTATTTATACAGAGAAAAAGATCAGATTTGATCTTTACAAATAGGAAAAAAAATCAGCTAAATAAAGAAAGTTGACCTATGATATTTACAGCAATAAAgacaattaaaataaacctaaaatCTGTTATACATAATCACAATCCCTGATTTTTAGGAATCATATTGACTAGCTTGATTTCCTACATTTTACTTTTTATCTGAGATTGAATCTTCTGTAAGTTTATAGATGGATGTTGGATCAAAAAGTGATGTACATGTTTATGAAAGCAAATGAAGTTTCGGGTAAATAATTTGACATGTCTTATTCATTGGCAACAGGTTTATCTCCTGCCAAACTGTGTGGTGAAAATTTTTGTTGAAGAAGGACTGGAAGCCTCACTTTATGGTTTAGGCACTGAGGTCAATCTTCAACTTCTTTATAAATAAACATATGGTTAATATATTTATGTGTGTGTGTGCGTGTgtcatttttatgtatatttatgACTTATGTGTATTTTACAGCTTCAATTTCACAGTCTTCTAAGTAAAGTCAACTCTCCTCTGCAAAATTATATTCCTGAAGTTTTGAGCAGTGGGATACTCTATCTTGAAAATGGATCTTATAAGATTGTACCTTGGGATGGAAGCGGAGTTCCTGAAGTGATTTCAAAGTGTGATTTTCTTTTAGAGAAACATGAAGTAGGTAGTTTCCCTTTTGGCATTTGGAGTAAGCAACAGCATGACTATAGAAAAGCTGGGATGTCAACTACATCAGTCAATTTTATTGGGGGCACTAGGATATGGCCATTCATGATAACAAAAAGATGTGAAGGAAAAATATTTGCACAATTGTAAGTAATCTTGTTGCATCTCTAAGTCGCATTTGATGATATTGATTTGTAGGTATGTTAGGTAGGATAATTCTTCCATAAGCCTTGAGCCCTTTTTTTCTCATCTTTCTTTTTGCAGAAGAAATAAACTAGACTGGGAAGAGGAGTTAAATTTAGCTTCCTTTCTTGGTGAGCAGCTACGTCACCTTCATCTGTTGCCGCTTCCATCTCGTAATTCAAATTTCTCAGATATTGAAAGTGCAGTAGACTTTAACCATACTAATGGTTTTGTGGAGTCTGCTTTTCATAAATCAAATATGCCAGCTGAATGGGACATATTCGTTAAAACTCTAAATAGGAAGAAAAAGGACATCTCTAGCCGCTTGACTAAATGGTACTACTATATTCACACACTCAAGAGGTTTCACTTGTGAAGAACTAACTATTACAGTATATGTTTCATAAAtgatttgtgtgtgtgtgtgcgtaTTCTTGTAGATTTACCCTGAAACAAATTATTATATGGCTAGTGATATTCCCCAATTTTGAAATTAAGGCAAATAGAGAGGGTATCCAAATGGGTGTCAGATTCCTCTGAACCCTGAAAATTATGAATTCACTTTGTCCTAGTACAGCTTTAGAATTTTTAACCAATAAATTTCAATTGGGCCTAATTATTATGGATGTTATCTTCTATAATAAAGCACGTATGCTTTGCTGGATGACCTAGGAAAAGGTTCACTGGGCTCTCCAATAGTTACATGTAATGTGTTCAAAATCATAGCAGTCCAACTACTTGAAAGTAAGAAAATGGTGTGTGCGCGTGTGTGTGTGCGTGTGTGCGTGTGTGTGCGCACATGTGTGCATGTGCGTGTGTGGGCGCGTGTGCGCAATCAATTGGTTTTTTAAAAGTAACCTGCTCTTTCCTTTTTACAGAAAACAGTGTCTATTGTTCATAAAGTGCATGCTTTTAAAACAAACCTGTATCTTTTTTCATTGAGATAATCGTGCTCAGGCTTCTATTAATTCTTGAGTACTTAAGATCTATTGCGCATTTCTGCTCAAATCTACATGGTCATCTGAGACTGATGATGCTGAAGTTTGTACTTGAATTCTATATATCTCTGAAACTTTCGCTAGTTACCCACTGATGTAGATAAATCTTTTTTCGGGTTGATGTGGTTCTTTTACTAAAGTTTTTGATTTACATTTTGCAGGGGAGATCCAATTCCTAGCTTTCTAATTGAGAAAGTTGATGAATACATCCCAGATAATTTTACTGAGTTGCTATACGCTTTTGAGGTCTCTTACTCATCCATTCGCATGTTTAATCATGTCAAGATTACTTTGTCAGAATGATCGACTATTTATAAGTTTTATAAATCTTGACCCCCCCCTCCCTTTtactcttttgttttttttttgtcaggATGAAAATGATCGAGGCAAAGTTTGTAAATCCCTCTCCTGGATACACTCAGATATTATGGACGACAATATTCACATGGAACAATGTGGTGATAAGAATTCTAGATTGAGTGAAGCTTTGAAAGAAGCTAATTCACAATGTAATAGCTCATTGAATGGCTGCAATGACACTTCATGTGAAAAATCATGGCGTCCTAGCCACCTTCTTGATTTCAGTAATCTCTCTATCGGTTAGTTCTTCCATTCAAATATCACTGGTCCACTTATTGATATATGTGTTGGTTTGCCGTATATTTTGATCGTGACCTTAATAAAACATTATGCATGATATGGATGCCGAAGATCCAAATATCTGTGACAGGAGTTTTGTGATCACAGCTAGTTTTTCTTAACAACTTATGTTTTCTCGTGTACTTTTAACACTTTTGTACTCTTATCATGTTTATCCATACTTTATTGTCATGTTTTTCTTTGTTGTGCAGGCGACCCCATTTATGACTTGATACCCATATACTTGGATGTTTGTAGAGGCGACCCCCGCCTCCTTAAGCAGCTATTAGAAAGTTATAAACTTCCGTTGGTTAAAAGTTTATACCAGCCCAAGTCAGTGGAGGGTGGTGACAAGTATGGACGATTATCGTACCATGCTATGTAAGTGATACTCATCTATTCTCCATATACGTTTGCTCGTTCATCTCATAACTCGATTTCTTAGGATTAGGTGCAATATAATCTATGTGAGATCTTTTGGCAAAAGCGCTGCAAATTTCTCATCTACGACCAATCTGATTATCGGATATGCATCAATTGAAGCAAGTTGGAATGAGTTTgaagttaaaaaaaaatgtggtagctgaaaactataaggcgtagataattaagtaattataattaatgtgTTGGCAGTTGGCTAATTCTGCATAACTTTGAAACAACTTACCAGACTTGTGGCCTTCCCTTTTGGATGTTTTGAATACTGTTTTTTATTGAGAAGAAAAAGATATATTGGATTGATTAGTGAACGTGAAATAAACAAAAAGGTTATGCGATGACCATAATAAAGTTGCATAGCAACTACATCAGCTTTTTTATTGATCTCAACAATGACTTTTAAGTTTGCAATTTCTCAGTGTTCTAATTAGAAGTTTCTATGGCTATGCATACGTATCACCTTTTTCATTAAACTAACGTTTTTTATGTGTCATTATCCACTGTAGGTGCTATTGTATTGTTCATGAAGATAATATATTGGGAGCTATATTTAGTATATGGAACGAACTAAAAGCGGCAAAATCCTGGGAAGAAGTTGAGCAAACTGTCTGGGGCGACTTAAACAATTACAAAGGTTTTCTTTGATCATTTTTCCCCAGCATTTATACCGATCAAACTTTTGCTGAACACGAAATGCCAATATTATTGTCATCACAACTTTGGCGGAAAACTGGTTCTTTCTTTTTCCATTACCATTTTGTTGTAGTTTATGTATCAATTtttgtgttgtattttttgcttgtaatactgctaaaataaataatagttatttattggattaggcATATACCAATGCCATtacgattttttttttcttttcagttatttgtttgagattcaataataatTAATTTCTTCTTAAACGAGGAAAGTAActaaaatttattaacaaaaattgaaaaatttcAGCTAGTTGCCACTAGAGTTTAGTTTATAATAATGGATTAAGTTAATTTTCTCTACTAGTGTCGTTAATGGAGAGAGCATAGCCATAACCATACCCATCCATACTTAATTTTTATATCCTGGGAAGATTAAAGCATTGAGGTCATATTAGTTATGTGTGTTTGAATATGCTCAGTAAATAAATGCCTCACCTTTGTGCAACTCAATTTATGTacaattttttataaatataagtGACACTTGTCATGAAATATTTTATATTTGTATACTTGCTTTCAAATTTCAATTATGCCATAGCTTCATAATCAGAAATCAAAGATCGTACTA
It encodes the following:
- the LOC133801248 gene encoding lysine-specific demethylase JMJ21-like isoform X2 produces the protein MENPGAPADELRDRRSAALGDLRVLPDELVCAILEYLTPPDLARLSCVSREHVVGETDELGGKQLRFDGFNSWFLYKRLYRCYTTLAGFDFDKGNVDRKENPSLEEFYSEYDGKKPILLNGLADTWPAKHTWTTDQLLMSYGDTSFKISQRSSSKTSMKFKDYVSYMKLQHDEDPLYIFDDKFGEVAPGLLKDYNVPHLFEEDFFDILDRDQRPPYRWLIIGPERSGASWHVDPALTSAWNTLLCGRKRWALYPPGKVPLGVTVHVNEEDGDVVIDTPTSLQWWLDFYPLLADEDKPIECTQLPGETIYVPSGWWHCVLNLETTIAVTQNFVNSRNFEFVCLDMAPGYRHKGVCRAGLLALDDDGFDNVKNNISLDNDDLTCSNLLREEKRRRIIEPGEDPTYRKMDHVVSKNYKLWKNGFTYDIDFLITFLDKERDHYNSPWSSGNCMGQREMREWLYRLWVGKPGMRELIWKGACIALDAGRWAECMTEICAFHNLPPPTEFERLPVGTGSNPVYLLPNCVVKIFVEEGLEASLYGLGTELQFHSLLSKVNSPLQNYIPEVLSSGILYLENGSYKIVPWDGSGVPEVISKCDFLLEKHEVGSFPFGIWSKQQHDYRKAGMSTTSVNFIGGTRIWPFMITKRCEGKIFAQLRNKLDWEEELNLASFLGEQLRHLHLLPLPSRNSNFSDIESAVDFNHTNGFVESAFHKSNMPAEWDIFVKTLNRKKKDISSRLTKWGDPIPSFLIEKVDEYIPDNFTELLYAFEDENDRGKVCKSLSWIHSDIMDDNIHMEQCGDKNSRLSEALKEANSQCNSSLNGCNDTSCEKSWRPSHLLDFSNLSIGDPIYDLIPIYLDVCRGDPRLLKQLLESYKLPLVKSLYQPKSVEGGDKYGRLSYHAMCYCIVHEDNILGAIFSIWNELKAAKSWEEVEQTVWGDLNNYKGFL
- the LOC133801248 gene encoding lysine-specific demethylase JMJ21-like isoform X1, with translation MENPGAPADELRDRRSAALGDLRVLPDELVCAILEYLTPPDLARLSCVSSVMYILCNEEPLWMNQCLRNLNGPIQYKGSWKKTTLHLLEHVVGETDELGGKQLRFDGFNSWFLYKRLYRCYTTLAGFDFDKGNVDRKENPSLEEFYSEYDGKKPILLNGLADTWPAKHTWTTDQLLMSYGDTSFKISQRSSSKTSMKFKDYVSYMKLQHDEDPLYIFDDKFGEVAPGLLKDYNVPHLFEEDFFDILDRDQRPPYRWLIIGPERSGASWHVDPALTSAWNTLLCGRKRWALYPPGKVPLGVTVHVNEEDGDVVIDTPTSLQWWLDFYPLLADEDKPIECTQLPGETIYVPSGWWHCVLNLETTIAVTQNFVNSRNFEFVCLDMAPGYRHKGVCRAGLLALDDDGFDNVKNNISLDNDDLTCSNLLREEKRRRIIEPGEDPTYRKMDHVVSKNYKLWKNGFTYDIDFLITFLDKERDHYNSPWSSGNCMGQREMREWLYRLWVGKPGMRELIWKGACIALDAGRWAECMTEICAFHNLPPPTEFERLPVGTGSNPVYLLPNCVVKIFVEEGLEASLYGLGTELQFHSLLSKVNSPLQNYIPEVLSSGILYLENGSYKIVPWDGSGVPEVISKCDFLLEKHEVGSFPFGIWSKQQHDYRKAGMSTTSVNFIGGTRIWPFMITKRCEGKIFAQLRNKLDWEEELNLASFLGEQLRHLHLLPLPSRNSNFSDIESAVDFNHTNGFVESAFHKSNMPAEWDIFVKTLNRKKKDISSRLTKWGDPIPSFLIEKVDEYIPDNFTELLYAFEDENDRGKVCKSLSWIHSDIMDDNIHMEQCGDKNSRLSEALKEANSQCNSSLNGCNDTSCEKSWRPSHLLDFSNLSIGDPIYDLIPIYLDVCRGDPRLLKQLLESYKLPLVKSLYQPKSVEGGDKYGRLSYHAMCYCIVHEDNILGAIFSIWNELKAAKSWEEVEQTVWGDLNNYKGFL